The proteins below are encoded in one region of Rhizobacter sp.:
- the cyoB gene encoding cytochrome o ubiquinol oxidase subunit I produces the protein MSSASLDLQTLVFGRLGPDAIPHDPIIWATFAVVALGGTALLALMTRYRVWGPLWRDWLTSIDHKKIGIMYIVLGLVMLLRGFADALMMRLQQSIAFGDNLGYLPPHHYDQIFTAHGVIMIFFVAMPLVTGFMNYVVPLQIGARDVAFPFLNNFSFWMTAGGAGLTMVSLFVGEFARTGWLAYPPLSGILQSPGVGVDYYLWSLQVAGVGTTLSGINLIATIIKMRAPGMTMMKMPVFTWTSLCTNILIVAAFPVLTAVLALLSLDRYVGTNFFTNDLGGNAMMYVNLIWIWGHPEVYILILPCFGIFSEVVSTFSRKRLFGYASMVYATVVITILSYLVWLHHFFTMGSGASVNSFFGITTMIISIPTGAKIFNWLFTMYRGRIQFDVPMLWTVGFMVTFVIGGMTGVLLAVPPADFVLHNSLFLIAHFHNVIIGGVLFGLFAGIVFWFPKAFGYKLDPFWGKCSFWFWQIGFFFAFMPLYVLGLMGVTRRMSHFDDPSLQIWFIVAAFGAVLIALGIAAFLIQLVVSYMRRDQLRDVTGDPWDGRTLEWSTSSPPPAYNFAFTPVVHDNDAWHDMKRRGAQRPTSGFKPIHMPANTAAGIVIAGLSTALGFALIWHMWIPAALLFVATIGATIFHTFNYKRDYYIPADEVTRSEDQRTLALATARA, from the coding sequence ATGTCTTCCGCTTCCCTCGACCTGCAAACCCTCGTCTTCGGCCGCCTCGGCCCCGACGCGATCCCGCACGACCCGATCATCTGGGCCACCTTCGCCGTGGTGGCGCTCGGCGGCACCGCGCTCCTGGCCCTGATGACGCGCTACCGCGTGTGGGGCCCGCTGTGGCGCGACTGGCTCACCAGCATCGACCACAAGAAGATCGGCATCATGTACATCGTGCTGGGCCTGGTGATGCTGCTGCGCGGCTTCGCCGACGCGCTGATGATGCGGCTCCAGCAGTCGATCGCCTTCGGCGACAACCTGGGCTACCTGCCGCCGCACCACTACGACCAGATCTTCACGGCGCACGGCGTGATCATGATCTTCTTCGTGGCGATGCCGCTGGTCACCGGCTTCATGAATTACGTGGTGCCGCTGCAGATCGGCGCACGCGACGTGGCCTTCCCCTTCCTCAACAACTTCAGCTTCTGGATGACGGCCGGCGGCGCCGGGCTCACGATGGTCTCGCTCTTCGTCGGCGAGTTCGCGCGCACCGGCTGGCTGGCGTACCCGCCGCTGTCGGGCATCCTGCAGAGCCCGGGAGTCGGGGTCGACTACTACCTGTGGTCGCTACAGGTGGCGGGTGTGGGCACCACGCTTTCCGGCATCAACTTGATCGCCACCATCATCAAGATGCGTGCCCCCGGCATGACGATGATGAAGATGCCGGTGTTCACCTGGACTTCGCTCTGCACCAACATCCTGATCGTCGCCGCCTTCCCGGTGCTGACCGCGGTGCTGGCGCTGCTCTCGCTCGACCGTTACGTCGGCACGAACTTCTTCACGAACGACCTCGGCGGCAACGCCATGATGTACGTGAACCTGATCTGGATCTGGGGCCACCCCGAGGTCTACATCCTGATCCTCCCGTGCTTCGGCATCTTCTCGGAAGTGGTGTCGACCTTCAGCCGCAAGCGCCTCTTCGGCTATGCGTCGATGGTCTACGCGACCGTCGTGATCACCATCCTGTCGTACCTGGTGTGGCTGCACCACTTCTTCACGATGGGCTCGGGTGCGAGTGTGAACTCGTTCTTCGGCATCACGACGATGATCATCTCGATCCCCACGGGCGCGAAGATCTTCAACTGGCTCTTCACCATGTACCGCGGTCGCATCCAGTTCGACGTGCCGATGCTGTGGACGGTGGGCTTCATGGTCACCTTCGTGATCGGGGGCATGACGGGCGTGCTGCTCGCGGTGCCGCCGGCCGACTTCGTGCTGCACAACAGCCTCTTCCTGATCGCGCACTTCCACAACGTGATCATCGGCGGCGTGCTCTTCGGTCTCTTCGCCGGCATCGTGTTCTGGTTCCCCAAGGCCTTCGGCTACAAGCTCGACCCGTTCTGGGGCAAGTGCTCGTTCTGGTTCTGGCAGATCGGCTTCTTCTTCGCCTTCATGCCGCTCTACGTGCTGGGCCTGATGGGTGTGACGCGCCGCATGAGCCACTTCGACGACCCTTCGCTGCAGATCTGGTTCATCGTCGCCGCCTTCGGCGCCGTGCTGATCGCGCTTGGCATCGCCGCCTTCCTGATCCAGCTGGTGGTGAGCTACATGCGCCGCGACCAACTGCGCGACGTGACCGGCGACCCGTGGGACGGCCGCACCCTGGAATGGTCGACCTCCTCGCCGCCGCCGGCCTACAACTTCGCCTTCACGCCCGTCGTGCACGACAACGACGCCTGGCACGACATGAAGCGCCGCGGTGCGCAGCGCCCGACCTCCGGCTTCAAGCCCATCCACATGCCGGCCAACACAGCCGCGGGCATCGTGATCGCCGGCCTGTCGACCGCGCTCGGCTTCGCGCTCATCTGGCACATGTGGATTCCGGCCGCGCTGCTCTTCGTGGCCACCATCGGCGCCACGATCTTCCACACCTTCAACTACAAGCGCGACTACTACATCCCGGCGGATGAAGTGACCCGCAGCGAAGACCAACGCACGCTCGCGCTGGCCACCGCGCGGGCTTGA
- the cyoC gene encoding cytochrome o ubiquinol oxidase subunit III, which translates to MTMLQPALATAGAQDAPVFYDNGDHHPQQGTLLGFWLYLMSDCLIFAVLFATYAVLGRSYAAGPSGADLFDLNLVAINTGLLLLSSITYGFAMIGAQHKRKGQVLGWLAITGLLGLGFLGIELYEFAHLIHQGAGPQRSAFLSAFFTLVGTHGLHVTFGCIWLVTLMVQVGKHGLIPENQRRLMCLSMFWHFLDVVWIGVFTFVYLMGVMP; encoded by the coding sequence ATGACGATGCTTCAACCCGCTCTCGCCACGGCTGGCGCCCAGGACGCGCCGGTCTTCTACGACAACGGCGACCACCACCCGCAGCAGGGCACGCTGCTCGGCTTCTGGCTCTACCTGATGAGCGACTGCCTCATCTTCGCCGTGCTCTTCGCCACCTACGCCGTGCTGGGTCGCTCGTATGCGGCCGGCCCGTCGGGTGCCGACCTGTTCGACCTGAACCTGGTCGCCATCAACACCGGCCTGCTGCTGCTGTCGTCCATCACCTATGGCTTCGCGATGATCGGTGCGCAGCACAAGCGCAAAGGCCAGGTGCTGGGCTGGCTCGCGATCACCGGCCTGCTGGGCCTGGGCTTCCTCGGCATCGAGTTGTATGAGTTCGCGCACCTCATCCACCAAGGGGCGGGCCCGCAGCGCAGCGCCTTCCTGTCGGCTTTCTTCACGCTGGTCGGCACGCACGGCCTGCACGTCACCTTCGGCTGCATCTGGCTCGTGACGCTGATGGTGCAGGTGGGCAAGCACGGCCTCATCCCCGAGAACCAGCGCCGGCTGATGTGCCTGTCGATGTTTTGGCACTTCCTCGACGTCGTCTGGATCGGCGTCTTCACCTTCGTCTATCTGATGGGAGTGATGCCATGA
- the cyoD gene encoding cytochrome o ubiquinol oxidase subunit IV: protein MSGTHAGTHEELAHGAHDAGHSEDHAHGDEGYHFSVKGYVIGFLLAVVLTAIPFWLVMGKVLPSPGLTAAVILGFAAVQIVVHMVYFLHMNSKIEGGWSMLALIFTGALVLIMLAGSIWVMYHLNTNMMPVHDMRNMP, encoded by the coding sequence ATGAGCGGCACACACGCAGGCACTCACGAGGAACTGGCGCACGGCGCGCACGACGCGGGTCACAGTGAAGACCATGCACACGGCGACGAGGGCTACCACTTCAGCGTCAAAGGCTACGTGATCGGCTTCCTGCTGGCGGTGGTGCTGACGGCCATCCCGTTCTGGCTGGTGATGGGCAAGGTGCTGCCCTCACCGGGCCTCACGGCCGCGGTGATCCTCGGCTTCGCGGCGGTGCAGATCGTGGTGCACATGGTGTATTTCCTGCACATGAACTCGAAGATCGAAGGCGGCTGGTCGATGCTCGCGCTGATCTTCACCGGGGCGCTGGTGCTCATCATGCTGGCCGGTTCGATCTGGGTGATGTACCACCTGAACACCAACATGATGCCGGTGCACGACATGCGGAACATGCCATGA
- a CDS encoding SURF1 family protein — MTTTSLQTPVDHSDDNEDFDASTASARPVLWVTLLLAGLFALAGFVALGMWQVNRLNWKTELIERVDQRVKAAPVAAPGPAEWAGLSEASAEYRRVTLRGRYVHEQETLVQAMTALGSGYWVLTPMRTEQGFVVLVNRGFVPPDKRDPATRPVATGDAVQSVEGLLRMSEPRGRVLQDNDAAANRWYSRDVAAIAAARGVGDAKSVAPYFVDVAAANDAPLDWPRPGLTVLHFSNNHLMYALTWFVLAGMVAAAIAFAAVAEIRASRRRAAAQQGA, encoded by the coding sequence ATGACGACCACTTCCCTCCAGACGCCCGTCGACCACAGCGACGACAACGAAGACTTCGACGCCAGCACCGCCTCGGCCCGCCCGGTGTTGTGGGTGACGCTGCTGCTCGCCGGCCTCTTCGCGCTGGCCGGCTTCGTGGCCCTCGGCATGTGGCAGGTCAACCGCCTCAACTGGAAGACCGAGCTGATCGAGCGCGTCGACCAGCGCGTGAAGGCCGCGCCGGTGGCCGCACCCGGCCCCGCCGAATGGGCCGGGTTGAGCGAGGCCAGCGCCGAGTACCGCCGCGTCACGCTGCGTGGCCGTTATGTGCATGAGCAAGAGACGCTGGTGCAGGCGATGACGGCACTCGGCAGCGGCTATTGGGTGCTCACGCCGATGCGCACCGAGCAGGGTTTCGTGGTGCTGGTCAACCGCGGCTTCGTGCCGCCCGACAAGCGCGACCCGGCCACCCGGCCCGTCGCCACGGGCGATGCGGTGCAGTCGGTGGAAGGGCTGCTGCGCATGTCGGAGCCGCGCGGCCGTGTGCTGCAGGACAACGACGCTGCCGCCAACCGCTGGTACTCGCGTGACGTGGCCGCCATCGCCGCCGCGCGCGGCGTGGGCGATGCGAAGTCGGTGGCCCCGTATTTCGTCGACGTGGCCGCGGCCAACGACGCGCCGCTCGACTGGCCGCGCCCCGGCCTCACCGTGCTGCACTTCAGCAACAATCACCTGATGTATGCACTGACGTGGTTCGTGCTCGCGGGCATGGTGGCGGCCGCGATCGCCTTTGCGGCGGTGGCGGAGATCCGTGCCTCGCGCCGCCGTGCCGCTGCGCAGCAGGGTGCCTGA
- a CDS encoding HAMP domain-containing histidine kinase, giving the protein MPLRSRVPEAAHATPAQDAGQAPEKLAGRNNLLQLIQLRWLAVAGQLATILVVHFALGITLPLPEMLSLLGALAAFNLACWLRSRTAPRVSDTELLGGLLVDVSILSAQLYYAGGVTNPFIFLYLLQVAVASVMLRPSYAWTIVGVTSGCFVALTQWYQPLKLTGLDAAALSAPYIGGLLLCFLLNAGLLVVFIVRIERNLRRRDARLADLRQRAAEEEHIVRMGLLASGAAHELGTPLATLSVILGDWSRMAPFAAEPELREEIEEMQIQIQRCKTIVSGILMSAGEARGEAPVQTTLHAFLDDLVSHWRRTRAAEGLHHERIDVPDLPMISDFALRQMIDNVLDNALEAAPHAAPRLIAQCEHDELVLRVQDEGPGFAPGMLERFGKPYQSSKGRAGGGLGLFLSVNVARSLGGRISARNRIEVGAEVEIRLPLAALAPAEDNAPDEH; this is encoded by the coding sequence GTGCCGCTGCGCAGCAGGGTGCCTGAGGCCGCACACGCCACGCCGGCGCAGGACGCCGGCCAGGCCCCCGAGAAACTCGCGGGCCGCAACAACCTCCTGCAGCTGATCCAGCTGCGCTGGCTCGCGGTGGCGGGCCAGCTCGCCACCATCCTGGTGGTGCACTTCGCGCTCGGCATCACGCTGCCGCTGCCCGAGATGCTCTCGCTGCTGGGCGCGCTCGCCGCCTTCAACCTCGCGTGCTGGCTGCGCAGCCGCACCGCACCGCGGGTGAGCGACACCGAGTTGCTCGGCGGGCTGCTGGTCGACGTCTCCATCCTGAGCGCCCAGCTGTATTACGCGGGCGGCGTCACCAACCCGTTCATCTTCCTGTACTTGCTGCAGGTGGCCGTGGCCTCGGTGATGCTGCGGCCGAGCTACGCGTGGACCATCGTCGGCGTGACGAGCGGGTGCTTCGTCGCGCTCACGCAGTGGTACCAGCCGCTCAAGCTCACCGGGCTCGACGCCGCGGCCCTGTCGGCGCCCTACATCGGCGGCCTGCTGCTGTGCTTTCTGCTCAACGCGGGGCTGCTGGTGGTCTTCATCGTGCGCATCGAGCGCAACCTGCGCCGGCGCGATGCCCGCCTGGCTGACCTGCGCCAGCGCGCCGCCGAAGAAGAGCACATCGTGCGCATGGGCCTGCTCGCCTCGGGCGCGGCGCACGAGCTGGGCACGCCGCTCGCCACGCTGTCGGTGATCCTCGGCGACTGGTCGCGCATGGCGCCGTTTGCCGCCGAGCCCGAGCTGCGCGAGGAGATCGAGGAGATGCAGATCCAGATCCAGCGCTGCAAGACCATCGTGAGCGGCATCCTGATGTCAGCGGGCGAGGCGCGCGGCGAGGCACCGGTGCAGACCACGCTGCACGCCTTCCTCGACGACCTCGTGTCGCACTGGCGCCGCACGCGCGCCGCGGAGGGCCTGCACCATGAGCGCATCGACGTGCCCGACCTGCCGATGATTTCCGACTTCGCGCTGCGCCAGATGATCGACAACGTGCTCGACAACGCCCTCGAAGCGGCGCCTCACGCCGCGCCACGGCTCATCGCGCAGTGCGAGCACGACGAGCTGGTGCTGCGCGTGCAGGACGAAGGCCCCGGCTTCGCGCCCGGCATGCTCGAGCGCTTCGGCAAGCCCTACCAGTCGAGCAAGGGGCGGGCAGGGGGCGGGCTCGGGCTCTTCCTGTCGGTGAACGTGGCCCGCTCGCTGGGCGGGCGCATCAGTGCGCGCAACCGGATCGAGGTTGGCGCCGAAGTGGAGATCCGCCTGCCGCTCGCGGCCTTGGCCCCCGCTGAGGACAATGCGCCCGATGAGCACTGA
- a CDS encoding response regulator transcription factor yields MSTEDNVPDPLLLIVEDDDAFARTLVRSFERRGYQVLRATSLDDVRALLAEQTPEFAVVDLRLAGGASGLACVQVLHEHDPTTVIVVLTGYASIATAVEAIKLGARHYLAKPANTDDIEAAFEREQGDAGVELTERTTSIKTLEWERIHETLAETGFNISETARRLGMHRRTLARKLEKQRIK; encoded by the coding sequence ATGAGCACTGAAGACAACGTGCCCGACCCGCTGCTGCTCATCGTCGAAGACGACGATGCGTTTGCGCGCACGCTGGTGCGCTCGTTCGAGCGGCGCGGCTACCAGGTGCTGCGCGCGACCAGCCTCGACGACGTGCGCGCGCTGCTGGCCGAACAGACGCCCGAGTTCGCCGTGGTCGACCTGCGGCTCGCCGGGGGCGCCTCGGGGCTCGCGTGCGTGCAGGTGCTGCACGAGCACGACCCGACCACCGTGATCGTGGTGCTCACCGGCTACGCGAGCATCGCCACCGCGGTCGAGGCCATCAAGCTCGGCGCTCGCCACTACCTCGCCAAGCCGGCCAACACCGACGACATCGAAGCTGCCTTCGAACGCGAGCAGGGCGACGCCGGGGTCGAGCTGACCGAGCGCACCACCTCCATCAAGACCCTGGAGTGGGAGCGCATCCACGAGACCCTCGCCGAGACCGGCTTCAACATCTCGGAGACGGCCCGACGGCTGGGCATGCACCGGCGCACCCTCGCCCGCAAGCTGGAAAAGCAGCGCATCAAATAG
- a CDS encoding zinc-binding dehydrogenase, producing the protein MSTPTIPATALQLRSLVKKSGELELSLQSVPVPQPADDEVLVRVEATPINPSDLALLFGLADMSTAKASGTAANPVITAQVPEKMMRGLAARLDESMPVGNEGAGTVVKAGSSPEAQALVGKTVAILGGAMYGQYRAVKAKQALLLPAGTTAAEGASCFVNPLTSLSMTEVMRREGHKALVHTAAASNLGQMLNKICMKDGIALVNIVRKPEQAEILKKIGAKYIVDSSSPSFMEDLTKALIETGATLCFDAIGGGKLASQVLTAMEAAANANAKEYSRYGSNVHKQVYIYGGLDRGPTELTRSFGMQWGVGGWLLTPFLQKIGFADAQKLRERVAAELKTTFASHYTREVSLAEALSLEAINAYGKQATGTKYLITPQKGL; encoded by the coding sequence ATGAGCACCCCCACCATCCCCGCCACCGCGCTGCAACTGCGCTCGCTCGTCAAGAAGAGCGGCGAACTCGAACTCTCGCTGCAAAGCGTGCCCGTGCCACAGCCGGCCGACGACGAGGTGCTGGTGCGCGTGGAAGCCACGCCGATCAACCCGTCGGACCTGGCGCTGCTCTTCGGCCTGGCCGACATGTCGACCGCCAAGGCGTCCGGCACCGCCGCCAACCCGGTGATCACCGCCCAGGTGCCCGAGAAGATGATGCGTGGCCTCGCTGCCCGACTGGATGAGTCGATGCCCGTCGGCAACGAAGGCGCCGGCACGGTGGTGAAGGCCGGCTCGTCGCCGGAAGCGCAGGCGCTGGTCGGCAAGACGGTCGCCATCCTCGGCGGCGCGATGTACGGGCAATACCGCGCCGTGAAGGCCAAGCAGGCCCTGCTGCTGCCGGCCGGCACCACCGCGGCCGAAGGCGCGTCGTGCTTCGTCAACCCGCTCACCTCGCTGTCGATGACCGAAGTGATGCGCCGTGAAGGCCACAAGGCGCTGGTGCACACCGCCGCGGCGTCGAACCTCGGCCAGATGCTCAACAAGATCTGCATGAAAGACGGCATCGCGCTCGTCAACATCGTGCGCAAGCCCGAGCAGGCCGAGATCCTGAAGAAGATCGGCGCCAAGTACATCGTCGACTCGAGCAGCCCGAGCTTCATGGAAGACCTCACCAAGGCGCTCATCGAGACCGGCGCCACCCTGTGCTTCGATGCCATCGGCGGCGGCAAGCTCGCCAGCCAGGTGCTCACGGCGATGGAAGCGGCGGCCAACGCCAACGCCAAGGAATACAGCCGCTACGGCTCCAACGTGCACAAGCAGGTCTACATCTACGGCGGCCTGGACCGCGGCCCGACGGAGCTGACCCGCAGCTTCGGCATGCAGTGGGGCGTGGGCGGCTGGCTCTTGACGCCCTTCCTGCAGAAGATCGGCTTCGCCGACGCGCAGAAGCTGCGCGAGCGTGTGGCCGCTGAACTCAAGACGACCTTCGCCAGCCACTACACCCGCGAGGTGTCGCTGGCCGAAGCGCTGTCGCTGGAGGCGATCAACGCCTACGGCAAGCAGGCGACGGGCACCAAGTACCTGATCACGCCGCAGAAGGGGCTGTGA
- the argB gene encoding acetylglutamate kinase encodes MSTAAPAHTAELANIAPRDKAEILAQALPYIRKFHGKTIVIKYGGNAMTDPELQQDFAEDVVLLKLVGLNPVVVHGGGPQIEDALAKIGKKGTFIQGMRVTDEETMEVVEWVLAGQVQQDIVGLINVAGGKAVGLTGRDGGLIRARKLKMVDHKDPSKVHDVGQVGEIESIDPSVVKALQDDQFIPVISPLGFGAENENYNINADVVAGKLAEVLKAEKLIMLTNIPGVLDKNGKLLTNLSAREIDELFADGTISGGMLPKIQSALDAAKNGVNSVHIIDGRVPHAMLLEILTEQAYGTMIRSH; translated from the coding sequence ATGAGCACCGCTGCCCCCGCCCACACCGCCGAGCTGGCCAACATCGCGCCGCGCGACAAGGCGGAGATCCTCGCGCAGGCCCTGCCGTACATCCGCAAGTTCCACGGCAAGACCATCGTCATCAAGTACGGCGGCAACGCGATGACTGACCCCGAGCTGCAGCAGGACTTCGCGGAAGACGTGGTGCTCTTGAAGCTGGTGGGCCTGAACCCGGTGGTGGTGCACGGCGGCGGCCCGCAGATCGAAGACGCGCTGGCGAAGATCGGCAAGAAGGGCACCTTCATCCAGGGCATGCGCGTCACGGATGAGGAGACGATGGAAGTCGTCGAGTGGGTGCTGGCCGGCCAGGTGCAGCAAGACATCGTCGGCCTCATCAACGTGGCCGGCGGCAAGGCGGTGGGCCTGACCGGGCGCGACGGTGGCCTCATCCGCGCACGCAAACTGAAGATGGTCGACCACAAGGACCCGAGCAAGGTGCACGACGTGGGCCAGGTGGGCGAGATCGAATCGATCGACCCATCGGTGGTGAAGGCGCTGCAGGACGACCAGTTCATCCCCGTCATCTCGCCGCTCGGCTTCGGCGCGGAGAACGAGAACTACAACATCAACGCCGACGTGGTGGCGGGCAAGCTGGCCGAGGTGCTGAAGGCCGAAAAGCTCATCATGCTGACCAACATCCCCGGCGTGCTCGACAAGAACGGCAAGCTGCTCACCAACCTCTCGGCGCGCGAGATCGACGAGCTGTTTGCCGACGGCACGATCAGCGGCGGCATGCTGCCCAAGATCCAGTCGGCGCTCGACGCGGCGAAGAACGGCGTGAACTCGGTGCACATCATCGACGGGCGTGTGCCGCACGCCATGCTGCTCGAGATCCTCACCGAGCAGGCCTACGGCACGATGATCAGATCGCATTGA
- a CDS encoding pyrimidine 5'-nucleotidase has protein sequence MHARQRVWLFDLDDTLHDASHASMPGINRGMTDYVAKYLELSFEDASALRAQYWRRYGATLLGLIRHHGVKASHFLEETHQLPGLEAQLRMSAHDRAVLKRLPGRKYILTNAPRAYALRVLNALKLIDFFDGVITIDEMQMFGHLRPKPDARMLRHVAAQLKVPPSRCVLVEDTLQHQKAAHGIGMKGIWMRRYLHAARKSVNNGMQVGVHPCPAPSYVYARIRSLKTLLAL, from the coding sequence TTGCACGCTCGCCAGCGTGTCTGGCTCTTCGACCTGGATGACACCCTGCACGACGCGAGCCATGCGTCGATGCCGGGCATCAACCGAGGGATGACGGACTACGTCGCCAAGTACCTCGAGCTTTCGTTTGAAGACGCCTCGGCGCTGCGTGCCCAGTACTGGCGGCGTTATGGCGCCACGCTGCTCGGCCTCATCCGCCACCACGGCGTGAAGGCCAGCCACTTCCTCGAAGAGACGCACCAGCTGCCCGGCCTCGAGGCGCAGCTGCGCATGAGCGCCCATGACCGCGCGGTGCTCAAGCGCCTGCCGGGCCGCAAATACATCCTGACCAATGCGCCGCGTGCCTATGCGCTGCGGGTGTTGAACGCGCTCAAGCTCATCGACTTCTTCGACGGCGTGATCACCATCGACGAGATGCAGATGTTCGGCCACCTGCGGCCGAAGCCCGACGCGCGCATGCTGCGCCATGTTGCAGCGCAACTGAAAGTGCCGCCCAGCCGCTGCGTTTTGGTGGAAGACACGCTGCAGCACCAGAAGGCGGCACACGGCATCGGGATGAAGGGCATCTGGATGCGGCGCTACCTTCACGCAGCCCGGAAGAGTGTGAACAACGGCATGCAAGTTGGCGTTCACCCATGCCCTGCGCCCTCCTATGTCTATGCAAGAATTCGTTCGCTCAAGACCCTGCTTGCCTTGTGA
- the slmA gene encoding nucleoid occlusion factor SlmA, which translates to MTDATLPEEANAPSATAVAEPGRKRPKPGERRVQILHTLASMLEQPGAERITTAALAAKLEVSEAALYRHFASKAQMFEGLIEFIEQSVFTLVNQISERETSGQVQAQKILSVLLQFGEKNPGMTRVMVGDALVFENERLVSRMNQFFDRIESQLRQSLRLAAESAGSQTPTVDANAQSSVLTGFAVGRLQRYARSGFKRMPTEHLDGALALLVPA; encoded by the coding sequence ATGACCGACGCCACCCTGCCTGAAGAAGCGAACGCGCCATCCGCCACCGCCGTGGCCGAACCCGGTCGCAAGCGACCCAAACCTGGCGAACGCCGCGTGCAGATCCTGCACACGCTGGCCAGCATGCTCGAACAGCCGGGCGCCGAACGCATCACCACGGCCGCGTTGGCCGCCAAGCTCGAAGTCTCGGAAGCGGCGCTGTACCGCCATTTCGCGAGCAAGGCGCAGATGTTCGAAGGCCTCATCGAATTCATCGAGCAGAGCGTGTTCACGCTCGTCAACCAGATCAGCGAACGCGAGACCAGCGGCCAGGTGCAGGCGCAGAAGATCCTGTCGGTGCTGCTGCAGTTCGGCGAAAAGAACCCCGGCATGACCCGCGTGATGGTGGGCGATGCGCTGGTGTTCGAAAACGAGCGCCTCGTCTCGCGCATGAACCAGTTCTTCGACCGCATCGAGTCGCAGCTGCGCCAGAGCCTGCGCCTGGCCGCTGAATCGGCCGGCTCGCAGACGCCGACCGTCGATGCGAATGCGCAGTCGTCGGTGCTGACGGGTTTTGCCGTCGGCCGCCTGCAGCGTTATGCCCGCTCGGGCTTCAAGCGCATGCCCACCGAACACCTCGACGGCGCGCTCGCGCTGCTCGTCCCCGCCTGA
- a CDS encoding peptidylprolyl isomerase, with translation MRAFALLLICSSFTAPAAWAADPALPPDAAALVNGQPLSRAMLDELARSRAAGGAPPEMQERRRMLDDLVDMELLSQRAKSTGVASRAQTRAELELAHKTLLGQRFLQQKADEMQIAEADIQERYRTLQLDVQIDASHILVKDEKTARDLIAQLDRGASFAALARKHTLDTETVPRGGALGSMSVSQLVPPFAAAAQALKPGQYTKQPVQTEFGWHVIRLTSIQTQPKPPYERVKAEMRKQIAMERLQAQVAQWRKEAKLTVLQAP, from the coding sequence ATGAGAGCCTTCGCCCTCCTCCTGATCTGCTCCAGCTTCACGGCACCGGCCGCCTGGGCCGCCGACCCCGCCTTGCCGCCAGACGCCGCCGCGCTCGTCAACGGCCAGCCCCTCAGCCGCGCCATGCTCGACGAGTTGGCGCGGTCGCGTGCCGCCGGGGGCGCGCCGCCCGAGATGCAAGAGCGCCGCCGCATGCTCGACGACCTCGTCGACATGGAACTGCTGAGCCAGCGCGCCAAGTCGACCGGTGTGGCCTCACGCGCGCAGACACGCGCCGAACTCGAACTCGCCCACAAGACGCTGCTCGGCCAACGCTTCCTGCAGCAGAAGGCCGACGAGATGCAAATCGCCGAGGCCGACATCCAGGAGCGTTACCGCACCCTGCAGCTCGACGTGCAGATCGATGCCAGCCACATCCTCGTGAAAGACGAGAAGACCGCGCGCGACCTGATCGCCCAGCTCGACCGCGGCGCGTCATTTGCGGCGCTCGCGCGCAAGCACACGCTCGACACCGAGACCGTGCCGCGCGGTGGCGCGCTGGGCAGCATGTCGGTGAGCCAGCTCGTGCCGCCCTTCGCCGCAGCGGCGCAAGCGCTGAAGCCCGGGCAATACACGAAGCAACCCGTGCAGACGGAATTCGGCTGGCACGTGATTCGCCTCACATCGATCCAGACGCAGCCGAAGCCGCCTTACGAGAGGGTGAAGGCCGAGATGCGCAAGCAGATCGCTATGGAGCGCCTGCAGGCGCAGGTGGCTCAGTGGCGCAAGGAAGCGAAGCTGACGGTGTTGCAGGCGCCCTGA